From the Hordeum vulgare subsp. vulgare chromosome 1H, MorexV3_pseudomolecules_assembly, whole genome shotgun sequence genome, the window TCGTCCTACTTACCAATGGCGGAATTTCTGTCCTGTGTAAACTTGCTTCGTTTGACCAATATTTGACAGAGTTCTCACACGGCAAGATAGGTTGGCTCGGAACTTAGTGCTAGCCAATCCCATTGATAGCAACAAGTTTTTTTAGGCACTTTCATACAGTAACATATTCATTGATAACGCACATGTAAGCTTAATTTGGAGGAAGGAATCATGCACGTACCAACTCACTAGATTGATGCCACGTACGGACCGGTTCAAACTCATTTGACCATTTTCTGACATACAAATTGAAATAGTAACCCCAAACATAGGACGACCTAGAGGGTGTTTGTTTCTAGGGACTTATTGGTTTTAAGACTTAAAAAAGTTcctataagtcccacctaaatcaaacacaagggacttattgggacttattatggttatttgggacttatcaaataagactctttaataggagcttattgggacttattctGGTTAGGCCCGCGGTAGTCTCCCGATGCAGTGGCCGCCGCCCTGCCCCGATTAACGCTCGCACCGCCCCAATCGCCGCCGgccgcccgccccgtcgccgcccggccGCCGGCCGCCCGCCCCATCGCCGCCCAGTCgccgcccgccccgtcgccgccccgccggccgcccGCCCGTCGCCGCCtagtcgccgccccgccccgtcgccgcccggccTCCGCCTCGTCTCCCTCAGTTCGTCTGGTCCGACCGCCGCAACATgaacttataagtccctgtaaacaaacaggtagggactctggacttataagtccctgtaaacaaacaggtagggacttatgacttataagttgggatttaaaaaagtcctaggacttatgaaacaaacagggccctaGTACGTGCATCGGTGCATGTCATCCTTCGATGAAGCCGGTCATCCGCAGCACGGAGTTGCGCAGGTGGCGCAGGTCGCGCGCCCGCTTGCCGTGCCTCGCCGCCCCCGACCGCAGCAGCGTGCACGCCGCCGCGGCCTCCCCGTCGGACAGCCGCCTGCCGGAGACCAGCAGGTGCGGCGGCACGATGATCTTCTTCCCACCGCCGTCCTTCCCCGCCAAGTCGTCATGGTCAGTACCGTCTTTCCACCGTAGCAACAGCACGGCGGCCCTGCTGGGAGTGGGAGGAACGTCCACCGGCCGAGACCGTGCCGCGCGCCGCTGCCACGGCGTGGCCGCGCTCTGCGCGTGCACGCTCGACGCCAACGGCAGCGGCTTGTGCTGGTCATCGTCGGCGTGGGCGAGGCCGGCGTAGTACTCCGGCCAGAGCACCTCGAACTCGTCGAGCTCCTCCATTGATCAACTGCCACCACGGTAGGATAGGACGAGGTCGAGGTGGCGTCCGGCACCGGCGAGAGCCAGGAGGAGGCGTGCCCAGAGCTGCGACCGAACAGTGCCGGAGACGCGGCGCTATATATCAGCGGGGTAACGGCCGGATAGGACCCTGTTCCACCGCGTCTGGTCGATCGCGACGGTGGCCGCGCGCTCGCTCGACGGAGGCCGCACGTCTGGTGGTATGAAGAAGGTGGGGGCAGAGGTGTGGATCCCGTTGGCGCCGTCCCGCCGCGGGCTCCGGACGCGGCGCCGGGATCACACACGCGCTATTCCCTCTGGGGTACGCAACGTGCATCCATGCCGTGTTCGCGGCGTCACTGAGCACCCGCGCGTATGTGCATGCGTTGGCTAGGACGTGACACATTTTGTCTTTAGAATAAGTCGTTTGCGGTCACTGAAGTTGATTCCATGTCCCATTTTTGTCAATGTACGTCAGAATACGTAAAATATGGCCGCCGGAGTGGTTGAAGTGACTCTATACGTCATTCGTACAATTTGACAGATATTCCCTTTGTAAAGAAATACATGACATTTTACATCACTACTTTTTTTTTTTACATTATTCACTTGCTTTATTGACCTGCCAAGGGATTACAATCTTACTGAATAATTCTAGTCAGGAATCCAGGAATTACATCAAATCATGTAAAAGAAGAAATGCTAAGAGCTGCTCTAACGCACGTAAACCTGAGAAAAGTTTCATACTTGAATTTTACTTGAACCATACCCGTACATCTGCCTctcaaaatcatacttgaatcatATCCATTTAATGTCAATTTCAGCCTAACCAAAACTGAATTCATTATTTTTTTCACTCAAACTAATTTAAACCTAATACATAACCATGGGTTTGCTTCAATGTACATATGATTGCATAAATTGACATGATAAAAAGCAAatgagatataaaaggcataagtgcatctacaacagtTTGCGAACAAAGTTATCCTTGAGATACAGTCAGGACACAACAAGAGGCAAAAAGAAAATGCTCACGGccagtggcggagccaggattTTGGATATGGGTATGCGTAGTAAAAAAAACTGCTTCCCAACATTGTAAGAAATAGGAAAGTTCATAATAATAACAACGAAACTAAAAATTATTATTTGTAGAAACTGTGTCTCCAATAATTCGATTACATCGCAACAAGGAGAATCAAAATTTAACCCTACGATCACCTTTTGGAAGCGAGATATGATGGTGTCTTCCTTTACTTGGATGAAGAATTTACGCTCAAGAAAAGTAACCAAGCAATCATTTAAATATTGCTCTCCCATTTTGGCTCTTAACTTATTCTTCACATAATTCATAGAAGAGAAGACCCTCTCAACACTAGCAGTCGCCACCGGGAGAATTAACACCAACTTGAGAAGCCTGTAAAGAATGGCATATGATATGTTCTTCTTTGTCTCAACAAGCTTGGCTGGAAGTTGGGCAATATTTTTCACCTTTATAAATCTTTCATCTCTACGCATATCAGCAATAAACATTGACAATTCATAAGGAAGTTTCAATATTTCAGTCTTTGAGAAATCCTTAGGATAAAAATGGGCAAGCTTGACCAACTTCTCTTGATCATAAGCAGCAAATGAATCAACAGGATTGAACGATGCCATACATACAAGTAATTCGGTGTTTACCTCATCAAACCTATTGTTGACCTCTTGAAGTTGCCTATCAATAAGACCCAAAAACATATCAATACGAAAGCGATGGAGATTCTTTACTTTCTTGAAGAACTTATTGGATCTCTCGGCCGACTTATAAAATCCATCCATGTCAGGCACTTTGATCTTCTGCTTCACACAAAAAGACTTGACATTTTCGAGAAATAATTCCCACCCACTATCTTCTCGCAAATTCAACAATTGCTGCTTAGTGAGAGAAATTAGATCAATAGCATTCCCAATATCTTGATCCCTCCTTTGTAAAGCTTGACTCAAGCCATTTGTGTACCCAAATAGTTCCTCCATCAAGTGCAACATGAAAACAAACTCAAATGACTCAAATGATTTCAATATAGTTTGGAAtcgttttcttttttgtttgtctACTCTATACGTACAACAAGTTTGCCATATGTTATATAAAGGTATATAGGAGCTTATAtacttttttttgcaaagaacGTTGGGTATGCATTGCATACCCTTGCATTAGCCTAGCTCCGCCCCTGCTCACGGCTGAAAAGCTCACTAACAGTTCTATTAAAATCAAACCGCTTAGGCAAAGCACAAGCAAACATTTCCAATATTCATGCGGTGTTTtcccataatacataattacatagtgcTTACAGCATGCACGCGGATCAAAGATACTCGTTCTCGGTTGTCATTGGTTATTGCAcataaccaatgcctagaaaccACTTTGGACCCATAGTATATAATCGCTAATAACCAAACTGTTTAAACtcataaccaactatacccaaactagtttctccacatacccaaaccaaaaccaaactaaaaaaaacTCAGGCCAATAAAATTTGAACCAATCAAATCCAAATGAAGAACCGAACCGTCACTCTTGAttttttaataaccattctcaGGTTTAAACGCAAAATGCGCCAGCCAATTTGTATTGTGTGGAGTCCATAGAAGCTTGAAACACTGAAAAGTGTCAGccaattgtttaatttcccttatgATATGTGCCCCATTCGCCCGGAGATTGCTAGGCCTATGCCACAAGTCCAGTAGATCAGAACAGTCAATTTTCCATATATACTATATCACTAAACCCTCTAGAATTAAAGGCATTTCATTCAATTGAAGTCATCAATTTAGAATTGAATCACCAATTTTAACCAGATTAACAATTTCTCATTCAATTATTTCAATCCTAACACTGCTTCGTATTTCTTAAGGCCTCGCAATCAATTGAGCACTCAATATGAAGTCATCCAATTTTGACTGAGTCAACAATTCCAAAATGAGCTCTCTCATTCATTTTCACTACATCTTGCTCCCTAATTTTTAAGCTTCTCCCGTCAATCCTTGATTTTGACTCCGTCAATCCTTTATTGTGGCAATCAAATCTCTAACTTCGTTAAGCTGTCCCATTTTAAATCCCCTCATTCAACTCTTCAATTTTGATTGGATACATAATTGAGTGGGTCGTTCATCCTGGTTCCATGGTGGGATCTCTCGATGAATGGGTGACAAAACAGAAGTGTCGCACATGATACGTTGAGCATCAGCATAACATACGCGTCACACAACATAAGTAACTTTCTCATGTTTTTGTACTAATTAAAAGACGTCCTATCACACGGTCAAAAAATATCCACCCAAGCAccataataaaaaagaaaaatgatacacTCATGAATGATTCGCTATGGATTGGTTATACCAGACATTTTCCCACTAATCACTTCTCTGATTTGCATTGTTGTCCCATTTTTTCCTTAATCTCTGACCATAAATTAACACATACATCTGTAAGCACGATTTCACAAAGTA encodes:
- the LOC123448738 gene encoding uncharacterized protein LOC123448738 → MEELDEFEVLWPEYYAGLAHADDDQHKPLPLASSVHAQSAATPWQRRAARSRPVDVPPTPSRAAVLLLRWKDGTDHDDLAGKDGGGKKIIVPPHLLVSGRRLSDGEAAAACTLLRSGAARHGKRARDLRHLRNSVLRMTGFIEG